cagtctgccgaaaactacCTAGtgcattatagttttatttctttttaatactacaattctcaggaaagtaccctttttaactttaaatccaGCCATTTTTACGTTATTTCCTGGTAAGAGTATTGTGTTAAACAtgtgtagttgttgttggttttctattattattttctctatttctagtcacgtgtaatttacatgtttgtttatttatttattttttttagtgttacaatgtgacgtggggggaggggggttgttttgtgtttttctcttattgagagatttcattattggagtggggaaatgttttatttatatatttaattcttagtttttgtaaactgtgtcggagcagaagatggtgtggttagcggcaggaagagtggttaggtggagaatggaaggatggaagagcttgctgctttgtttcttagcagctatctttgtttgtttgggggcagtggggtgtgtgggggagTGGTGTGTGGGGCAGGGGTGGGggttctccaaagccagtattgtgTTAGTTCAGTATACACAGTGTATCTTTAATAgtttgctctgtgttttacacttttgttttaaggctgacgctaggaatttcattattatttatgtttatctacctgcatctcctctcagggagaatgaatagttctttaaactttgtgagctggaatgttaagggtttaaaccatccggtcaaaagaaggaaggtgctctcacaccttaaacaacttaacactgccatcgcatttttacaagaaactcacattcgcagttcCGATAATTCTCGTcttatgtcgcgttggggagggcagcactaccactcgacctttcaggccaaagctaggggtgtctcaattctcattaatcCAAACATTTCTTTTGAGCAGCATAATATTATTGCAgatatacatggtcgttatatcattgtttcagggaagttatttaatactaatgtagtgttggctaatttatatgcccctaattacGATGACGtttccttctttgaacatttcttctctgttctaccagatctgagctcatactctctcatattagggggagattttaactgctgtttagatccatcacttgacaggtcatctcccaatcctatacctctgagtaaatccgccacgctacttcagtcctatctttgcagttttggtatctctgacatatggcgcttccttaatccaaaaaagagagaatactcctttttctcacatgttcaccatactttctccagaattgattatttctttttggATAATCAACTGATCCCCATGGTTAGCTCCTGcgcttatcagagcattgtgatatcggatcatgcaccagttgttatgtctataaagctccccaatcttcctcaaattaataaacattggcgctttaattcttcattattgatagagaatgattttaaaaaatttatggaagaccagatagtttttttcttgaacacaaatgaaacacctgaagtgtcatgtttaactgtttgggatgctctaaaagcctacctcaggggacagataatttcgtatactgcaaatatgaaaaggaaggcatataaagaacgaaaagatttgaccaaccaaattaaagaaatcgatcagcagtatgctctatttaaaaaccctgatctgtataaaaaacgcatagaattgcaaactaattttgaactcATCTCGACGCATGTAATCGAAtgccaattattaaagagtaggagccaattttacattcatggtgataaatctgggaaacttttagctaatCAGTTAAGAGGTTTTAGAGCAcaacaacacattacaaaaattcagatggaggatggtaccattactaccgaccattctaaaattaatgatgcattcaagaatttttattctcgattatatacttctgagtttccaaaggactgtaattcacttgagaatttcttgaatcaactagatatcccaacactgtcccctgattttagattaagattagaagagcccatatcacaagaggagatTAGTTCCGCTatctcatcattgcaatctggtaagtccccgggtcctgatGGCTTCCCTGTagagttttttaaatctttctcctcataccttgcaccacaactagctttggttctttctgaatcttttaagcaaggtaagatgcctgcgtcatttaatgaggctcgcatcactcttatagcaaagagagataaagacccaacagagtgctcttcatatagaccaatctctcttctcaacgtggatgttaaaatccttgctaaagtcttggctcgaAGATTAGAGATtgttttaccctctattatatctgaggaccagaccggtttcgtcaaaaatcgcttttcttactctaacattcgacgtcttatggatgtcctgtacacaccatcagaggggatccctgagtgtgtcctttctttagatgctgaaaaggcttttgatcgtgtggaatgggagtatttatttagggctttagaaaaatttaattttggtccaagttttattacttgggttaaattattatattcaaaccctactgcctcagttctgacaaatgctcagcagtccCAACCATTTagccttcagcggggaactcgtcaggggtgtcctcttagcccattgctctttaaccttgccattgagccactagcaattgcattccgcagttgtagggatatatctgggatttggaggcagggagaagaacataaagtttccctttatgcagatgatcttctactttttatatcaaatccaatctcctcccttccacctgtgctgtcattgcttagtgaatttagctacttttcaggatataggctgaatttgcacaaaagtgaacTCTTTCTGCTTAATAATACAGCACTAACAACTGGTATGTACAATTTTCCATTCAAgatagtgaaaaatcagtttacctatctcggtattacaatcacaaggaaacataaacacctttttaaagaaaattttactaggttgttaacccaaactaaaaaggacttggaaaaatggtcaccactgtccatgtccctggtgggccgcattaatgccattaaaatgagtattcttcctaaatttttatatctctttcagtctgtacctgttttcattcccaaatcttactttggtgctttagactcaattatatcctcttacctttggaaaggtaaacatccacgattaaataagtccctacttcaaagatctaaaagagacggTGGCATGGCTTTGCCTAATTTTCgcttttactactgggcagcaaacattcgatctgtcatcttttgggcatattttcataaccaacctaatcggcctgcctgggtggaaatggagataaagtctgtcaaaaatctctctgtctctgcactccttggatctgcactccccatcccctcaataaaattaatcaataactcagttgttaggcacaccttgagagtatgggctcagttcagaaagcactgcggtcttctgggcttctctctgtccagtcctattgtctctaaccatctcttccaACCCTCCTTACATGactcagtgtttcaggaatggtacaacaagggtatcaagctttgcaaagatctgtttgttgaccataagtttgcatcgtttgagcagctttctgaaaggtttaacctacccaattcaaactttttcagatacctgcaagtaagacacttcattcgCTCTTTAATACCGAACTTCCCTGAAGCTCctgctgcaaatattatagataatctcctatgtttgtccccgctgcgtaaaggcctaatatccactatttatggtggattgatgggtttgagttacacccctttaagtaaaattaaaactgcttgggagaaagatttaaatctctcgttgtcagatgatacttggaattcaattcttaaacttgtcaattcaacttccttatgtgctcgccactctttattacagtttaaggttgtacacagggctcatttctccaaacttaaactttcccgtttttacccagacattgatccttgttgtgagaaatgtaaaagtggagaggcgtctcttattcatatgtactggacatgcccgaatttggaaaaattctggagggatgtttttaaaaccttgtcgtacatattgaaatgtaaccttgaaccagatcctctgatcgctctctttggtgtcactggagaggaagacaagcgtttaactccagctaaacagcgtttgttatcttttgcgacactcctggccaggcgttctcttttattcaaatggaaggatgccacttcacccactcacgcccagtggctcagagatattatgtcttgtctgtccctggagaagatccacTACTCAATCCATTATCCAGACTTAAAATTCcaacaggtgtgggggcccttccttcgcttttttcatatacatctATAGTTTGATTCCTTTTCTATttaatcgtttgtttgtttgttctcttttctctttttgttgttgtacacaaaactaaaagacttccagctccaggttcttttttctttttttagtttctctcctttgttgtgcctggcgtctagcctttccttgtacttgtaaagctggcttggagctagggaggggtggggtgggtgttatagggatttataaggaggtttttaacattacatgtctaccctgtaatatccctgttataaaatcaataaaaatattgttgaaaaaaaaaaaaaaaaaaatgattaggcTGCAGGATGTAACCCAGGTCCGGCGTCTTCACAGTGGATCAGAACCCCGGGACACTGGGGCGCTTCCTTCAGATCCCCGGGCCAGGAAGGCGGCGGTGGGGACGTGTGTTTAGTAGACATGGGTATCTATACTGACTAGTAGGCATCTAGTGTTAGTGTTAGAGCAGGAGTGTGCACTGAGTGTCGGATTGTGACGCACCCAGCCTGACCCTGCTCAGAGTGGCGCACGTGGTGGTGGCGGTACAGAGTCACGTGGTGCTGGTGGTGGCGGTACAGAGTCACGTGGTGGCGGTGGTGGCGGTAGCGCGCGAGGCGCTGCAGTATGATTCCCCTCAGAGCGACCCTGAGCAGAGCCGGAACCGGGACCAGGTACAGTACGGAGCTCTGgggcacagtgtgtgtgtgtgtgtgtgtgtgtgtctctaacCCCGTTCGCTGGCCTGGATTGTTGTGGGTTTGTCCTGATCATTTGACGTTTCAGCGCACAACACGTGGGACGTGACCCAGAGCCGCTCCTTTTCCATCTCTCGACCAATCAGAGGGCACGTGATCAGTGTCTCTACTGTCAATCATATCGGCTTTTAAACCAGCGCACGAGCGCGCTATAATCCtagacatcatcatcatcatcatcatcatcaggtgTGTCTGAGAACCGACTGAACCGGATCGGAACCAGcgcgatgatctcatcttagaccCGTTCACACTGCAGCTCTGTGATGCCACGTGTTCTTTATGACTCGTATCTGATCCACGTGTTCACACTCACCATaccatctgcacacacacacatcacacacacttaaaggGAGGCTCCTGCGGTACACACTCGCCCAGACAGACGGAGGTGAAGTCTGTTTAACACTCtgtgatccacacacacacacacacacacacacacaggtcacgGAACTTCTCCATGGCtttaaaacggaggaggagaagaaaaacatctgttcattcaccaaatactgagttattcatgttatttaggggggagggggagggggggtctCACTGCTTTTCCTCTTCCATCTCACCTGTGATGTtataactccacacacacttccagcggacaataacattacgtcattaaaccgagAAGAAGctgcagttttaatgacgtacagaacaacAATGACTCAGAagatccgatctgtctgtttacaccaCAATCACATCAGCACAtgtctgatttatatctgatttatatctgatttatgtctgatttatatctgatttatatctgatttatttccacatatgaaggaggcctgaaaccaaTCTCGAAATATCAGAATGCATGTGTTTCTTTCCTGTTTACAccgacatagaacatatcggatacgtatgtgtcacatatgagctaAACATCGGAATTTGGTCACATTTACCCGACAGTGTGAACGTAGCCTtagatgtgtcaagcgacgtatgaagaacggacccccatagccacacacactcacacacacacacacacacactcacacaagcacatgagtttaaatgttaaatctaataataatctgatctttaatgtaatcagtgatattattattattattattattattattattattatttggggttgaagcccacgtccatgtctgtgtgtctctctgtacagcagaactctctgtctaacttattaatacaaagaaatcccattctgtaaggttgagtatcttacgccttgtttacactaagttgtccttctttggtgctcagacaaatacactccctgttcggtaatcggagagtgaatcacagatgagaaatggaaaaagtagatcaaaggataaagatgaagttttgtcttaaaaccactccagcgtgttaaaattcacttataccacttcagcgctgttatttcagccaaagtgaaaatatgaactaatcccagtcaaaatattcactttatcttttctaattaatatctattggtgcaggtgtttgtttacattgagacagtagcgcattagtagattattttacagtagattattaaatcccacacataactgttcataacatcacttttactccacatttagattcactgatggtgcagattaaacttcagacagagatctaaggactgcaggagattcagtaacgtCTAGACAGACAGTTtggtgtgatgctgtgacagacggacagacagacagacagacagacagatctcactgatggtgcagattaaacttcagacagagatctGAGGACTGTAATAATAACTCTCTTTTAGTTGTGGTGTACTCCACTCCCTCTCTGATCTGACTGTCCTCAGTAGTGGGCGGAGCAGGGCGTGGCCACCGTGTTCTACAGGTCTCGGACTCGTGAGTGACGTGTTCGTCGAGAGCTCGTTTGTAGACTCGGTGGTTATTGCTGTACTGTATTACTGCACTAGCTACTTGATTGTGTCTGCTGCCTGCGGAGTGTACACTTCACATAGGGATCTCTATTATTATTCCCTCTAAACACTCCCCCTCCTAAaccatcacacacaaacacacacacacacacctgaccaaAACTATAGATGTGCGATAACTATGAAATTATTAGGAGAAGCTCCAGCGGGCAGGAGACACGCCCTCCTCTGAAGATCTTCTTTCTCTTCATGGAACTGTTTAAcggataaatgaatgaattctgGGTCACAGTTTGATGATCTACACCGTTAACTAGATGGACAGATGGAGGAGTGTGTAATGACAGTGTGATCATGTGATCCTAATGTAGTGATCATGTGATCCTAAATAAACTCTAAAGGCTTGTGTTGTTCTAatggtgtgtgaggagtgtaaAGTGACTCTTCTGTGTTTTTCAGAGTGTTTAATTTCCACTGGAGGCTCAGGATGACTCTCCCTGACACTCACACTCCAGCTAAAAGCTGTTGGAGTTCCTGTGAGAACCGGGCCGAGCTGAGGTGGGACCTGAGCCCGGAGCAGATCCGGCAGGGGGCGGAGCGACTGATGCAGAGGATACGGCGCGCGTACGACTCGGTGGCGAGGGTGGAGCCGGAGATGGTGCGTTATGAGAACACGCTGCAGGTTCTAGCAGAGGCCAAACTGGATTACGCTGGTGAGTGTGTAagcagaatacacacacacacacacacacacacacacattgctccATCCCCTCGAGACTGACCCGTGACTGTGTGATGTCCTCCCAGCGTCACGTCACATGCTGGACTTCCCTCAGTACGTCTCCCCGTGTAGACACGTGCGATCTGCGAGCACTGACGCGGACAAACGCCTGTCTGAGTTTGACGTGGAGATGAGTATGAGATCAGATGTGTTCCACAGACTCACAGCACTGCAGgtgagatcacacacacacacacacacacacacacactgtaaaatcAGCAGTGCTAAGATAAAGTAGCAAACATTACACACCAggtgtgtataaaaataaacgaCACGTGAGATGGTTGGTTCCCCACCCGAGTATTTACtccatcactgtgtgtgtgtgtgtgtgtgtgtgtgtgtgtgtgtgtgtgagattataAACTCTGACTGTGTGACTGCGGTTTGGAGGCTGAGCAGCGTCGAGTCGCTCCTGATGCAAAGCTCGCGACTAACGAAAAACTAATCATGAACATTTATTGAACAGACTTAAatagagctctgtgtgtgtgtgtgtgtgtgttttcacaggAGAGACGGTGTAATGATTTATTGCCCGAGGCGAGGAGGTTTATGGAGCGTCTGATTAGACTGGGGAGGAGACACGGGCTGCACCTGTCTGCTGATGTACAGGAGGTGTGAGATTACACACACCCGAGTCTCTGTACAACATCCAGATCATTAATCTTCACACACTGACACAGAATGTGTGCTGCACTCCAGTCGTGTGTTTATTGTTCTCTTAGAGTTCTGTTTCTCTCTTATTACGCAGGAGATCAAAAAGCTTTCTACAAGAATAAGTGAGCTGTCGATAGATTTCCACCGCAACGTGAACGAAGAAAACACAGAGCTGATGTTCTCCTCAGAAGAGCTGGGTACGTGATCGGTCTGTGATCGGTCTATAATTAGTCTCATTAGTCTGTGATCGGTCTGTGATCGGTCTCATTAGTCTGTGATCAGTCTGTGATCGGTCTCATTAGTCTGTGATCGGTCTATAATTAGTCTTATTAGTCTGTGATTAGTCTCATTAGTCTGTGATCAGTCTGTGGTCGGTCTGTGATCGGTCTATAATTAGTCTCATTAGTCTGTGATTGGTCTGTGATCGGTCTATAATTAGTCTTATTAGTCTGTGATCGGTCTGTGATCGGTCTGTGATCGGTCTATAATTAGTCTCATTAGTCTGTGATCGGTCTGTGATCGGTCTCATTAGTCTGTGATCAGTCTGTGGTCGGTCTATGATCAGTCTGTGATTGGTATGTGATCGGCCTGTGATCAGTCTGTGATCAGTCTCATTAGTCTGTGATCAGTCTATAATTAGTCTTATTAGTCTGTGATCGGTCTGTGATCGGTCTCATTAGTCTGTGATCGGTCTCATTAGTCTGTGATCGGTCTATAATTAGTCTTATTAGTCTGTGATTAGTCTCATTAGTCTGTAATCAGTCTGTGATCGGTACGTGATCGGTCTGTGATCGGTCTATAATTAGTCTCATTAGTCTGTGATCGGTCTGTGATCGGTCTATAATTAGTCTGTGATTGGTCTGTAATTGGTCTGTGATTAGTCTGTGATCGGTCTATAATTAGTCTCATTAGTCTGTGATCGGTCTGTGATCGGTCTCATTAGTCTGTGATCAGTCTGTGATCGGTCTATAATTAGTCTGATTGGTCTGTAATTGGTCTGTGATTAGTCTGTGATCGGTCTATAATTAGTCTCATTAGTCTGTGATCAGTCTGTGATCGGTCTCATTAGTCTGTGATCAGTCTGTGATTGGTCTCATTAGTCTGTGATCAGTCTGTGGTCGGTCTGTGATCGGTCTATAATTAGTCTTATTAGTCTGTGATTAGTCTCATTAGTCTGTAATCAGTCTGTGATCGGTACGTGATCGGTCTGTGATCGGTCTATAATTAGTCTCATTAGTCTGTGATCGGTCTGTGATCGGTCTATAATTAGTCTGTGATTAGTATGTGATCGGCCTGTGATCGGTCTGTGATCGGTCTATAATTAGTCTCATTAGTCTGTGATCGGTCTGTGATCGGTCTCATTAGTCTGTGATCAGTCTGTGGTCGGTCTATGATCAGTCTGTGATTGGTATGTGATCGGCCTGTGATCAGTCTGTGATCAGTCTCATTAGTCTGTGATCAGTCTGTGATCGGTCTCATTAGTCTGTGATCAGTCTGTGATTGGTCTCATTAGTCTGTGATCGGTCTCATTAGTCTGTGATCAGTCTGTGATTGGTCTCATTAGTCTGTGATCAGTCTGTGGTCGGTCTGTGATCGGTCTATAATTAGTCTTATTAGTCTGTGATTAGTCTCATTAGTCTGTGATTGGTCTGTAATTGGTCTGTGATTAGTCTGTGATCGGTCTATAATCCTGTGTGGTGTCTCCTGGTGCAGGTGGTCTGTCTGAGACTTATTTAAACGGCTTGGAGAGGGCGGAGGACGGGCGGTACAGGGTGACGCTGGCGTATCCGCACTATTTCCCTCTGATGAAGAGATGTCACGTTCCCGAGACCAGGAGGAAGATGGAGGCGGCTTTTCACAGCAGGTGTAAAGAGGTGAGAGCTGGACGGTTACACAAACCCGATCTGTTACACCAACCCGATCACCTGATCAATAACTCTAACCTGATCTGTTACACCAACCCGATCACCTGATCAATAACTCTAACCTGATCTGTAACACTAACCTCATCTGTTAAATTACCCTGATGTGTTACACTAACCTAGgctaagtgtgtgtatgtgtatgtgtatgtatgtatgtgtgtgtgtgtgtgtgtgttgttgttgttgttgccagGTGAATACTGAAATCCTCGAACAGCTGGTGGAGTTGCGCGCAAAGGCCGCTAAACTGCTGGGATTTAGCAGTCATGCTAACTATGTGCTGGAGATGAATATGGCCAAGAACTCCAGCACCGTGTGTCGCTTCCTCAGTAaatgatgacacacacacacacacacacatacacctctTCGTGAGCAGGAACATCGTGCAAAAGTTTAAACACCTTCACCTTAAAAAGATGAACCCATGTTTACTTGTTGGAGTTTCACAGATCTTCTTTTATCATCACGGTCTATAAACTAGTGCTGTGCTTCAATCTTAATctaatttatattaaagtgtgtgtgtgtgtgtgtgtgtgtgtgtgagcgtgagaGAGTACGCACTGAGTAATCTGTGTGTTCTAGATGACTTGTATGAGAAGTTGAAGCCGGTGGGTCAGAGGGAGCGTCAGTTCCTCCTCTCACTCAAACAGGCCGAGTGCCAGAGGCGGGGCCTGGAGTTTGACGGACAGCTGCGTGCATGGGATCTGCCCTACTACATGAACCAGGTGGAGCGGGTGCAGTTTGCAGTGGATAAAGACCTGCTGATGGAGTATTTCCCGCTGCAGGTGGTGACGGAGGGTCTGCTGGGGATCTACCAGGACCTCCTGGGGCTCCGGTTCCTCCAAATCCAAAACCCTCACGTGTGGCACGAGAGTGTGGAGCTCTACACCGTCCTCGACTCCACCACGGACCAGGAGATCGGACGCTTTTATCTGGACCTCCATCCCAGGTACGTGagctcacgtgtgtgtgtgtgtgtgtgtgtgtgtgtgtgtgtgcgagagcgAGAGTGAATCTTCTGATTGAAGTGCTGTACGGTGACGGTCGCGCGCTCCTTTGGTTTGTTCCTCAGAGAAGGGAAGTACGGCCACGCGGCGTGTTTCGGCCTGCAGCCCGGGTGTCTCGGCCCCGACGGGAAGCGCACCATCCCCGTGGCGGCCATGGTGGCCAACTTCACTAAACCCTCACGTGACCG
The sequence above is drawn from the Clarias gariepinus isolate MV-2021 ecotype Netherlands chromosome 17, CGAR_prim_01v2, whole genome shotgun sequence genome and encodes:
- the nln gene encoding neurolysin, mitochondrial, with amino-acid sequence MTLPDTHTPAKSCWSSCENRAELRWDLSPEQIRQGAERLMQRIRRAYDSVARVEPEMVRYENTLQVLAEAKLDYAASRHMLDFPQYVSPCRHVRSASTDADKRLSEFDVEMSMRSDVFHRLTALQERRCNDLLPEARRFMERLIRLGRRHGLHLSADVQEEIKKLSTRISELSIDFHRNVNEENTELMFSSEELGGLSETYLNGLERAEDGRYRVTLAYPHYFPLMKRCHVPETRRKMEAAFHSRCKEVNTEILEQLVELRAKAAKLLGFSSHANYVLEMNMAKNSSTVCRFLNDLYEKLKPVGQRERQFLLSLKQAECQRRGLEFDGQLRAWDLPYYMNQVERVQFAVDKDLLMEYFPLQVVTEGLLGIYQDLLGLRFLQIQNPHVWHESVELYTVLDSTTDQEIGRFYLDLHPREGKYGHAACFGLQPGCLGPDGKRTIPVAAMVANFTKPSRDRPSLLQHHEVETFFHEFGHVMHELCSRTRYAEFSGTLVETDFVEVPSQVLENWVWQKEPLKRMSRHYADGSAIPDDLLDKLITSRVANTGLMNLRQIMLSKVDQVLHSKSSSDTAAEFSRHSQEILGIPATPGTNMMASFSHMTGGYDAQYYSYLWSEVYAADIFFSRFRNQGLSNPEVGKEYRRVVLEAGGSVDGMEMLKTFLGREPHQDAFLHCKGLADQSLTHTHTRTHT